TAGCTTCATCCATTCAGGGGTTTTACCCTTGCTTATGCCGTAAACATAAATTTCATTAATTTGGCTATCATTTTCTTTTAAATTTGATAAAATTTCGGGGCTTATCTTTATAGCTATCATGCCAAGTGCGCAGACAAACTCAACCAAATCATCGCAAAGTCTAAATCCACAATGCTGCTCAAAGTCATTTACGGACATCAGATCGGCTGCATTTTCAGCAGCGTCCACATAACTAAACTCATCGCCTAACTCTAAAATTCTACTTTTTAAATTCTTTAAGCTTCCCATTTTTATCCGATCAAATTTTAAATTTAACCAAAAATTTTACTTAGATGGCTTTTGTAGTCGTTTATAAATTTTGACACATCAGGCATTTTGATAACATCGTTACAGATAAAAGACTCAAGAGGTTTGATACCTAAAAATTCATTTGCTTTTCTAAAATGCAGATAAACGCCATCTACTCCAACTCCCTCAAAGAATTCATTTTTATCCGTGAAGGCTTCAATAGGTGCATTCCAAGTAAGAGATAGCATGTGTTTTTTGCCGTTTAAAAGTCCGCCCGTTCCGTAATCCTTCGTAGGCGCAGTGCGATGACGACCATCACTTGCATACAATTTGCCATGACCAGCTGTGAAAACATCATCCATGTATTTTTTAACTATCCAAGGCTCACCCATCCACCAGCCTGGCATCTGCCAGATCACAACATCCATCCATAAAAATTTCTCGATCTCTTCTTCTATATTATAACCTGCGTCGATCACACACTCTTTTATCTCATGTCCCATCGCGCGTAAATGCTCTTTGGCTACTTCATGCAAAGTCTGGTTAAGCCTACCCTCTGAATGACCAAATTTTTTTCCACCGTTTATAAGTAAGATTTTCATATTATTCCTATTTTTAAAATTTATTTTCCTAAGCAAAAACTACTAAACATTTCATCTAAAATTTCATTTCGCTCAAAAGGTTTTGTTATCATGCTTATGTGTTTTATGGCAGAATTTATCTCATAAGCAAAGAGTTCAAGTTCGCTCTCATTAAGCAACTCTAATGCTCTTTTTATAGCATTAGAAGCATCCATGCAGGAGTTTATTTGCATGCTTGAACTTAGTATTATTTCATCGCTATCTTGAGAGTTTAAGTATTGTTCTATCTCGCTTACAAGAAGCTCTGTGCTATTTTTGGCTGAAATTTTTAAGACATCTGGCAACTCAAGCTCAAATTTAATATCTAAATCGCTTTTATTTAAAACAAAAAAGACTTTTTTATTTAAGTCACTGACAAGTTCTAAAATTCTCTCATCTTGCTCGTCTTTAAAATTTGACCCGTCAAAAACAGCCAAGACGATATCCGCTTCTTCGATCGCCTTTAAAGAGTAACTAATGCCAATGTTTTCGACATTACCGGCATTTTTACGAATACCTGCCGTGTCTATTATACGCACCAAATGCGTTCCGATATTTAGATTTTCTTCTATCCTATCGCGAGTAGTACCAGCCTCATCTGATATTATGGCTCTTTCATAGCTTAAGAGCGCATTTAAGATAGAACTCTTGCCGACATTTGGCTTGCCAACTATTGCTATTTTAAAACCCTCTATCAAGCCTTGACGACTTTTGCTAAGAGCAACGATACGTTCTAATTTTGCGTGATTTTGACTTAACATCTCTGAAATTTGACTCATCAAATCACTTGGTAAATCATCATCGGCATAATCAATACTTGTCTCAACAAATGCTAAAGTTTTTACGAGCTCTGCTCTAAGCTCATTTGCGTATTTGCTCAGATCACCTCTCATTTGACGAGCAAGAATTTTAACAGCGCCTTCACTTTTTGCATTTATTAACGACTGTATAGCATTTGCTTTAGCAAGATCCATCTTGTCGTTTAGAAACGCCCTATGGCTAAATTCTCCGCCTCTAGCAAGTCTAGCTCCGGCAGACAAAAGCTCGTTTAAGATCATGCGAGCAACCATATATCCGCCATGCATTTGAAATTCAACCACGTCTTCGCCAGTAAAGCTAGCTGGAGCTTTAAAATAAATCATTATAGCTTCGTCTAAAAATTCACCATCAAGCGAGTAAATTTTACACAATGTTGCCATGCGAGGCATAAGTTCTGATTTTTTAGTAAGTTTTAGAGAGATATTAAGCGCATCGGCTCCACTTAAGCGGATCACACCTATTGAGCCGATACCGTTTGCCGTTGCTATCGCGGCGATAGTTTCATTTTTTAAAGAAATCATTTACAACTACAAATTTATCACTACCGTTTGATTTTATTCCAACATATTTTTCAGGGAAAGTAGCGCGCAGTTTCTCAAGTGCTATCTTAACCAACACGCCGTCAAGTGGCTTTGTCTGAGCCTTGCCGGTATTTTGCACACGTTCTATTATCGACGTTAGGTATTGATCTATCATAGCCTCTTGGTTTTTCAAAAATTCAGCTATCTCAAGACGGATAGATAAGTTATATTTGGTATTTAACCAATTATGAAGCAAGTATGATATAGCCTTGTATCTATAACCCTCTTTGCCGATAAGTAGAGCTGCGTCATCTCCGTCAAGCTCGATAAGAAGACATTCGTCACTAAATTTTGAAACCTCTATCTTGCTTATACTAAAGCAACTAGCATTTAAAAGTCTTGTTAGATCATTTTTGATTATCGGTAAAATTTCATCGAAATTTATACTATTTTTTTGTCTTTTATCCTCTTTTTCCTCAACCTTAGCTTCATTACTATCTGTATTGAAATTATCAATTATAGAGGTATCAAGGATATCTTTTTGCTCTCGTTTTTGAGGCTTTACTTCAGGAGTGTCGATACGTTTTATGATGTATTCTGGTTTTTCCTCTTTACTTTCACTGATATCCACACCAAAAGCATCCTGTGCCAATGCGTTATTTTTGTCACTTAAGCTTTTCTTTGCTCCATTTTGTGCAGAGTGTTTATTTTTTTTATTTTTTCCGTTACGCCTGCGTTCCTCTTTTGGTTTGTCCTCTTTTTTGTCGGCTCTACCGTCTTCTTTTTTATTTTCGATATGTTTTTTGTCTAAATTATGCTCGCGTTTTTCGTGTTTTTGCTCTTTTTTACGCTCATCATGACGATCATTTTGTCTGTGATTTGACTTTTTTTCTATATCGGCTTCAATAATGGCATTTTTTTTAAAAAAACCCAAAAAACCGGAACTTGGATGTTGGATAACTTTAATATCAAGTTCGGTCACAG
This is a stretch of genomic DNA from Campylobacter sp. RM6914. It encodes these proteins:
- a CDS encoding NAD(P)H-dependent oxidoreductase, with the translated sequence MKILLINGGKKFGHSEGRLNQTLHEVAKEHLRAMGHEIKECVIDAGYNIEEEIEKFLWMDVVIWQMPGWWMGEPWIVKKYMDDVFTAGHGKLYASDGRHRTAPTKDYGTGGLLNGKKHMLSLTWNAPIEAFTDKNEFFEGVGVDGVYLHFRKANEFLGIKPLESFICNDVIKMPDVSKFINDYKSHLSKIFG
- the mnmE gene encoding tRNA uridine-5-carboxymethylaminomethyl(34) synthesis GTPase MnmE — its product is MISLKNETIAAIATANGIGSIGVIRLSGADALNISLKLTKKSELMPRMATLCKIYSLDGEFLDEAIMIYFKAPASFTGEDVVEFQMHGGYMVARMILNELLSAGARLARGGEFSHRAFLNDKMDLAKANAIQSLINAKSEGAVKILARQMRGDLSKYANELRAELVKTLAFVETSIDYADDDLPSDLMSQISEMLSQNHAKLERIVALSKSRQGLIEGFKIAIVGKPNVGKSSILNALLSYERAIISDEAGTTRDRIEENLNIGTHLVRIIDTAGIRKNAGNVENIGISYSLKAIEEADIVLAVFDGSNFKDEQDERILELVSDLNKKVFFVLNKSDLDIKFELELPDVLKISAKNSTELLVSEIEQYLNSQDSDEIILSSSMQINSCMDASNAIKRALELLNESELELFAYEINSAIKHISMITKPFERNEILDEMFSSFCLGK
- a CDS encoding Jag N-terminal domain-containing protein — protein: MRIEASNLQEAFQKAATELKCSVTELDIKVIQHPSSGFLGFFKKNAIIEADIEKKSNHRQNDRHDERKKEQKHEKREHNLDKKHIENKKEDGRADKKEDKPKEERRRNGKNKKNKHSAQNGAKKSLSDKNNALAQDAFGVDISESKEEKPEYIIKRIDTPEVKPQKREQKDILDTSIIDNFNTDSNEAKVEEKEDKRQKNSINFDEILPIIKNDLTRLLNASCFSISKIEVSKFSDECLLIELDGDDAALLIGKEGYRYKAISYLLHNWLNTKYNLSIRLEIAEFLKNQEAMIDQYLTSIIERVQNTGKAQTKPLDGVLVKIALEKLRATFPEKYVGIKSNGSDKFVVVNDFFKK